Part of the Toxotes jaculatrix isolate fToxJac2 chromosome 1, fToxJac2.pri, whole genome shotgun sequence genome, gctggtgtgtgtgtctgtgtgtgtgtgtttgtgcgtgttttCCTGCAGGAAAGCGAATGAAGGCCTCCTCGCTCTCAGTCAGGAGGAAACCATGCCCATCTCCATACGGCAGCTGGCCTACGGTACAGTTAgtgcgcacagacacacagacagacacacagacgcatcGGTTGATAGTTGTGCCAGTAAAGATAATGAGACGATGCTGATTTATTAGTTGGactaggtaaaaaaaaaaaacatctggcaGGGAGCAGGTTTTTGTTTAACTACCACCTGCAGTGAAGTGAGAGGCGACTGAAGGTTTTCTTAACTTTACTGGAATAAAATTGACCTGTttccactgttgttgttgttttatctcAGTGTCTGGCCTCGGCTTCGGCTTCATGAGTGGAGCGTTCTCGGTGGTGAACATCCTGGCTGACTCTGTAGGACCAGGGACTGTTGGAATCCACGGAGACTCACAGCACTACTTCCTGTCCTCAGGTaccaaaagtgtttttttttggttgtatATCATCTAAGTCATTACTAAGTGATTTCAGAAATAATGTGAACTTGATGAGAAACAGCTGAGTTGCAGTGGTAACGCTTGTCCTGTTTCAGCCTTCATGACCATGGCCATCATCCTGCTTCACATGTTCTGGGGCGTCGTCTTCTTTGACGCTTGTGAGAAGCAGCGCTGGTGGGCGGTGGCTGCTGTTGTCGTCAGCCACCTTGTGGTGTCCTGTCTGGTGAGTGTTGCTCATGGTGAGGTACAGGGGGGCGAGGGTTGGATGGGCGCTAAACTCCATGTAAAGCTGTAATGCTATGAAACACAtgtctgcagtttgtttgttggtttgttagCAGGAGACAGTAAATGAGCCTTTAACCTATGGTGTTATACTCATTCTGCCTAAAAGATATAAGGGTAAATATATCCACGACTCGCATGTCAGTGCACTGGAAACACGATTTTCTCTGAAGATGATAGTTAAAGCTGTGAGGCAGCATTAACACCGACCCCCTGAGCTAATATCTGACAGTCACATGTCAAAACAGCTGCTAGAACTCGTGATATCAGAGCGATTATCAGAGCAGCAGtaaaacagcacagtgaaagctgattCAGACGCtcgcacccccaccccccctctctttctgcagCAGCTTTTAGTTTCCTGTCGCTTGCTTTGTACGATAGAACTAAAAGAGGAATAGTAAATGGATAAAGAGGATAAATTAATATGTtaaaatcaagtttttttttccaacccttCCATACAGTGAAATCTGCATGAGCATTAAAAGTCCTTTATTGTTCAGACTCTGATCTGTAGAGATGTAAAACTGATGAGGAAAGCAGAGAACAGTCAAAAACCACGGGCTGGATATGAATCAGTATTCACGTTTTGTGTTGATTCCCGTTGTTCGTCTTCTCCTGTAGACCTTTCAGAACCCAGAGTACGTCGCCAGTCTCGTTCCCACCTACATCATCATGTTCCTGATGGGCGTCTGGGCGTTTTACTCCGCCGGCGGCTCGCTCAGGAACCTCAAACTCTGCCTCACCTGCAAAGACAAGGACTTCCTACTCGCCAACCACCGGCCCAGATAACGCAGCATGTCAGGAAGCGTGCAGGACTCTATCCAAATATCCccgagttcacacacacatgtacacacacgtacacacacacacactgagcagaagGAATGAGGAGTGATAACCCCGTGTTACTCTGCTGTTTCTTAGGTGGAAGTTTCTCagtttgtttgtaatttaatttacacGTAAAGAAACGGTTTTATTCCAAAATAACGAAATGTCCTTATTTGGCCTCCTGTTCTTTCCCTGATGCTCTAAAGAAACAGCAGATGAACAAACATGACCACACACTTTACATTCTTCACGTTCTTCTTTTCAACTTGTCTGACAGCTGTCCTCCTCCAGATGTGTCAAATCTTTCTGAGGGTGGATTTATCATTCATGAACAAAGCTCTTTGTGTATATATTAATGCTTTATTGAATTTCCCTGATCTGTAGATAGTAAGaggtttttacctttttttttttttttttccaagttgtGATAAACCTTCTTTGGTCTGTGTAAGAAGTTGCCTTTGGTCCATCATGAGCGCAGATTTACAGAAGCTGTAGAGACGTGAtgggtatttatttattttaacccaCAAGCCCGAGGCTTCATTATTTCTTTGGGACATAAATCAAACCATCATGACTTGTGATGGTAAATCATTTTACTTCTAAACAAATTTTTTGATTCCACGCTTGAGTCTAAATCAAACGTCACAGCAGCTAATTTGAAGGTTAAACGCAGAGATGTTCCATGTCAGTGAATTCAGTTTGggtgcttttctgttttattatttttcctcctgTATTATCTCAGACTGTCTCAGCACACCCGCTGCATGTCACTGCTGTATTCACAGGTTTTATCCCACTGCTGTTTCCACTCTGAGAGGTGAGCAGCTCAAACTGACAGTGAAACTAAACCGgagacaaacagaggaggaaaaatacACCGATCAAGATTTTCAGATTATTGTCTGTTGATCTTTCAAAGATTCTAACGGTCTTATATTAACACGCTTGAGTTGTGTAACaactctgctctcagctttcttactgATTAGCGTACAGTgtatagagtttttttttattctcctgtgtgcacacaaactcaGCATTGTAAATTCATAACTAAGAACATAATCAGGCTGAAGTGTTTGCTCAGTGATTCTTTGAATGTTCAGTTTCTTTGTTGCCTTTCTTTATGTTTTAGTCGCGAGCACAGACGTTTGTGTGAACAATGTTTTAGAAATTCCGCACaatgaatgttttgtttgcagctgatttttttgttttgctgttgatcTCCATGTACAGTTTGTACGCTCCGCGGCGTTCGGCCATGATGGGATGGATGTTAGCAAC contains:
- the aph1b gene encoding gamma-secretase subunit Aph-1b, with the protein product MTASVFFGCTFIAFGPAIALFLFTIAREPLRVIFLIAGAFFWLVSLLLSSLVWFISVQISNKDSEVQQKGLLIFGVVLSVLLQETFRFAYYKLLKKANEGLLALSQEETMPISIRQLAYVSGLGFGFMSGAFSVVNILADSVGPGTVGIHGDSQHYFLSSAFMTMAIILLHMFWGVVFFDACEKQRWWAVAAVVVSHLVVSCLTFQNPEYVASLVPTYIIMFLMGVWAFYSAGGSLRNLKLCLTCKDKDFLLANHRPR